The proteins below are encoded in one region of Micromonospora yangpuensis:
- a CDS encoding antibiotic biosynthesis monooxygenase family protein: MLVTNRFVVETDAADTFTERAHAALTVLAACPGYLRGHLLRALDDPRHWSLLTEWESVGTYRRALGNFDVKIHATPLLAESLDEPSAYEALASAAPGGDVVVASSDRAADPYR; the protein is encoded by the coding sequence GTGCTGGTCACCAACCGGTTCGTGGTGGAAACCGACGCCGCCGACACCTTCACCGAGCGGGCGCACGCCGCCCTCACGGTGCTCGCCGCCTGCCCCGGCTACCTGCGCGGGCACCTGCTGCGGGCGCTGGACGACCCACGGCACTGGAGTCTGCTCACCGAGTGGGAGTCGGTCGGGACGTACCGGCGGGCGCTCGGCAACTTCGACGTCAAGATCCACGCCACGCCGCTGCTGGCCGAGTCGCTGGACGAGCCGTCCGCCTACGAGGCGTTGGCCAGCGCGGCACCGGGCGGGGACGTGGTGGTCGCCAGCAGTGATCGAGCGGCTGACCCGTACCGCTGA
- a CDS encoding TetR/AcrR family transcriptional regulator: MPAYHHGNLRTALLDAAERSLRQHGAEQLSLRELAREAGVSHAAPRRHFPDRQALLDALAEAGFARLDTELRAALDAAGEEFGPRMHTVAAAYLRFATEDAALLALMFAGKHRDGAERLVEAAAAPFGLLDGLIRQGQAEGVLEPGDSQRTGIVMFATLQGIAALVNGNLVAPELLDGIVATAVDQFIRGSRRR, from the coding sequence GTGCCCGCGTACCACCACGGAAACCTTCGGACGGCGCTGCTCGACGCGGCCGAGCGCAGCCTGCGCCAGCACGGTGCCGAGCAGCTCTCCCTGCGGGAACTGGCCCGCGAGGCCGGCGTCAGCCACGCCGCCCCCCGTCGGCACTTCCCGGACCGTCAGGCGCTGCTGGACGCACTCGCCGAGGCCGGCTTCGCCCGGCTGGACACGGAACTGCGGGCGGCGTTGGACGCCGCGGGTGAGGAGTTCGGGCCGCGCATGCACACCGTCGCGGCGGCCTACCTGAGGTTCGCCACCGAGGACGCCGCGCTGCTGGCACTGATGTTCGCCGGTAAGCACCGCGACGGCGCCGAACGGCTGGTCGAGGCCGCCGCCGCGCCGTTCGGACTGCTGGACGGTCTGATCAGGCAGGGGCAGGCGGAGGGCGTGCTTGAGCCCGGCGACTCACAGCGCACGGGCATCGTGATGTTCGCGACGCTGCAGGGCATCGCCGCACTGGTCAACGGCAACCTGGTGGCACCGGAACTACTCGACGGGATCGTGGCGACCGCCGTCGACCAGTTCATCCGCGGATCGCGGCGCCGTTGA
- a CDS encoding metal ABC transporter ATP-binding protein: MSEPVITVTHGVVGYDGRPVLRDVSLAVTTGEVVALLGANGSGKSTLIRAILGLVPLSHGTVELFGTPLRRFRHWHRVGYVPQRLGAGSGVPATVREVVAAGRLARRGVLRPPGAADRAAVAAALSAVGLADRAGDPVATLSGGQQQRTLIARALAGEPDLLVLDEPTAGVDAVSQEAFAGALGGFVTGGGTVLLVAHELGPLRPLINRAVVVHQGYVAHDGAVPEPAGHHAEPGHDHVHPHGPDEPVGLWSR, from the coding sequence GTGAGCGAACCTGTCATCACCGTCACGCACGGGGTGGTCGGCTACGACGGCCGCCCCGTGCTGCGTGACGTCTCACTCGCCGTCACCACCGGTGAGGTGGTCGCCCTGCTCGGCGCCAACGGCTCCGGCAAGTCGACCCTGATCCGGGCCATCCTCGGCCTGGTCCCGCTCAGCCACGGCACGGTCGAGCTGTTCGGCACCCCGCTGCGCCGGTTCCGCCACTGGCACCGGGTCGGCTACGTGCCGCAGCGACTCGGGGCCGGCAGCGGCGTACCGGCCACCGTCCGGGAGGTGGTCGCCGCCGGTCGACTGGCCCGCCGGGGGGTGCTGCGACCACCCGGCGCCGCCGACCGGGCCGCCGTCGCCGCCGCGCTCAGCGCGGTCGGGCTCGCCGACCGGGCCGGCGACCCGGTCGCCACCCTCTCCGGCGGCCAGCAGCAACGCACCCTGATCGCCCGGGCCCTCGCCGGCGAGCCGGACCTGCTGGTGCTCGACGAGCCGACCGCCGGGGTCGACGCGGTCAGCCAGGAGGCCTTCGCCGGGGCGCTCGGCGGTTTCGTCACCGGCGGCGGCACCGTCCTGCTGGTCGCCCACGAGCTGGGGCCGCTGCGTCCGCTGATCAACCGGGCGGTCGTCGTGCACCAGGGGTACGTCGCACACGACGGCGCGGTACCGGAACCGGCCGGCCACCACGCCGAGCCCGGCCACGACCACGTGCACCCGCACGGTCCCGACGAGCCCGTGGGGCTGTGGAGCCGATGA
- a CDS encoding metal ABC transporter permease → MELFQYPYMQRALIGALVIGLAAPALGIYLVQRRLALIGDGVGHVALTGVGAGLLLNRSPVLVAVIVATLGAITIELVRARGRTSGDLALALLFYGGIAGGVMLVGLSDSSNANLNAYLFGSLTTISPTDLTTIAVLGAVIGVVMLALRPALFAVCHDEEYARVSGLPVRTLNLLLAVATAVTVTIAMRAVGVLLISALMVVPVATAQQVTRGFRSTMTAAMALGLFAAGGGVYVAANADTAPGASVVLLAIASFLVVAVAGAGWRAVRRRRVPSGPTSAPEPAEVVLR, encoded by the coding sequence ATCGAACTCTTCCAGTACCCGTACATGCAGCGGGCCCTGATCGGCGCGCTGGTCATCGGCCTGGCCGCCCCGGCACTCGGCATCTACCTGGTGCAGCGCCGGTTGGCGCTGATCGGCGACGGGGTCGGGCACGTGGCGCTTACCGGAGTCGGGGCGGGGCTGCTGCTCAACCGCTCCCCGGTGCTGGTGGCGGTGATCGTGGCGACCCTCGGCGCGATCACCATCGAGCTGGTCCGGGCCCGTGGGCGTACCTCCGGGGATCTTGCCCTGGCCCTGCTCTTCTACGGCGGGATCGCCGGTGGGGTGATGCTGGTCGGGCTCTCCGACAGCAGCAACGCCAACCTCAACGCGTACCTCTTCGGGTCGTTGACCACGATCTCGCCCACCGACCTGACGACCATCGCGGTGCTCGGCGCGGTGATCGGGGTGGTCATGCTGGCGCTACGCCCGGCGCTCTTCGCGGTCTGCCACGACGAGGAGTACGCCCGGGTCTCCGGCCTGCCGGTGCGTACCCTCAACCTGCTGCTCGCGGTGGCCACGGCGGTGACCGTGACGATCGCCATGCGGGCCGTGGGGGTGTTGTTGATCAGTGCCCTGATGGTGGTGCCGGTGGCGACCGCCCAGCAGGTCACCCGGGGTTTCCGCAGCACCATGACGGCGGCGATGGCGCTCGGGCTGTTCGCCGCCGGCGGCGGGGTCTACGTGGCCGCGAACGCCGACACCGCCCCCGGTGCGTCGGTGGTACTGCTGGCGATCGCCTCGTTCCTGGTCGTCGCCGTGGCCGGGGCCGGCTGGCGGGCGGTCCGTCGACGCCGCGTCCCGAGCGGCCCGACGAGCGCCCCGGAGCCCGCCGAGGTGGTGCTGCGCTGA
- a CDS encoding glycine--tRNA ligase produces the protein MPADRIDAVVSLAKRRGFVFPSSEIYGGTRSAWDYGPLGVELKENVRRQWWKTMVQQRDDVVGLDSAVILARKVWEASGHIAEFVDPLTECQSCHKRFRADHLEEAYAEKHGKPLTSLQELNCPNCGNKGTFTEPKMFNGLMKTYLGPVESDEGLHYLRPETAQGIFVNYNNVATAARKKPPFGIAQTGKSFRNEITPGNFIFRTREFEQMEMEFFVEPGTDETWHEYWLSERWNWYLDLGLSEGNLRFYEHPKDKLSHYSKRTVDIEYRFQFGGSEFAELEGIANRTDFDLATHSKHSGVDLSYFDQTKNERWIPYVIEPAAGLTRAVLAFLLEAYDEDEAPNTKGGVDKRTVMRFDPRLAPVKVAVLPLSRNEALSPKAKGLAADLRKRWVVEFDDSQAIGRRYRRQDEIGTPFCVTVDFDTLDDNAVTVRNRDTMTQERISLDQVERYLIEHLPGC, from the coding sequence ATGCCAGCCGACCGTATCGACGCCGTCGTCAGCCTCGCCAAGCGCCGGGGCTTCGTCTTTCCCTCCAGCGAGATCTACGGCGGGACCCGATCGGCGTGGGACTACGGTCCGCTCGGCGTGGAGCTGAAGGAGAACGTCCGCCGGCAGTGGTGGAAGACCATGGTCCAGCAGCGCGACGACGTCGTCGGCCTGGACTCCGCGGTCATCCTGGCCCGCAAGGTCTGGGAGGCCAGCGGCCACATCGCCGAGTTCGTCGACCCGCTCACCGAGTGCCAGTCCTGCCACAAGCGGTTCCGCGCCGACCACCTGGAGGAGGCGTACGCCGAGAAGCACGGCAAGCCGCTGACCTCGCTGCAGGAGCTGAACTGCCCCAACTGCGGCAACAAGGGCACCTTCACCGAGCCGAAGATGTTCAACGGCCTGATGAAGACCTACCTCGGCCCGGTGGAGAGCGACGAGGGCCTGCACTACCTGCGGCCGGAGACCGCCCAGGGCATCTTCGTCAACTACAACAACGTGGCGACCGCCGCCCGCAAGAAGCCGCCGTTCGGCATCGCGCAGACCGGCAAGTCGTTCCGCAACGAGATCACCCCGGGCAACTTCATCTTCCGTACCCGCGAGTTCGAGCAGATGGAGATGGAGTTCTTCGTCGAGCCGGGCACCGACGAGACGTGGCACGAGTACTGGCTCTCCGAGCGCTGGAACTGGTACCTCGACCTGGGGCTGTCCGAGGGCAACCTGCGCTTCTACGAGCACCCCAAGGACAAGCTCTCGCACTACTCCAAGCGCACCGTCGACATCGAGTACCGCTTCCAGTTCGGTGGCAGCGAGTTCGCCGAGCTGGAGGGGATCGCCAACCGGACCGACTTCGACCTCGCCACGCACAGCAAGCACTCCGGCGTCGACCTGTCCTACTTCGACCAGACCAAGAACGAGCGCTGGATCCCGTACGTCATCGAGCCGGCCGCCGGCCTGACCCGGGCGGTGCTCGCCTTCCTGCTGGAGGCGTACGACGAGGACGAGGCGCCGAACACCAAGGGCGGCGTGGACAAGCGCACCGTGATGCGCTTCGACCCCCGGCTGGCCCCGGTCAAGGTGGCGGTGCTGCCGCTGTCGCGCAACGAGGCGCTCTCGCCGAAGGCCAAGGGGCTCGCCGCCGACCTGCGTAAGCGTTGGGTGGTCGAGTTCGACGACTCGCAGGCCATCGGTCGCCGCTACCGCCGGCAGGACGAGATCGGCACCCCGTTCTGCGTCACCGTCGACTTCGACACCCTCGACGACAACGCGGTGACCGTCCGCAACCGGGACACCATGACCCAGGAACGGATCTCCCTCGACCAGGTCGAGCGCTACCTCATCGAGCACCTCCCCGGCTGCTAG
- the dusB gene encoding tRNA dihydrouridine synthase DusB, translating into MSECGGGERGLTLGRHQVWPPVVLAPMAGITNVGFRQLCREQGGGIYVCEMITTVALVERNPKTLRMIAFGDTEKPRSLQLYGTDPETTAAAVRIVVERDLADHIDLNFGCPVPKVTRRGGGAALPWRRRLFARLVRAAVDAAAPAGVPVTVKMRKGIDDDHLTYVEAGLAAQEAGVAWVALHGRTAAQRYSGTADWDAIATLKQALDVPVLGNGDIWEADDALRMVAHTGADGVVVGRGCLGRPWLFADLEAAFAGRPDRRLPSLGEVTRTMRRHAELLVDQFTVGARNPARGERDGCTDFRKHVAWYLKGFPVGGELRRSLAMIESLAELDDLLGKLDPEVGFPAETLGQPRGRTNSPGKVFLPAGWLADRDIDTAPEGAELADSGG; encoded by the coding sequence GTGAGTGAGTGTGGGGGTGGGGAGCGGGGGCTGACCCTGGGGCGGCACCAGGTGTGGCCGCCGGTGGTGCTCGCCCCGATGGCGGGGATCACCAATGTCGGGTTCCGGCAGCTCTGTCGGGAGCAGGGCGGTGGCATCTACGTCTGCGAGATGATCACCACGGTCGCCCTGGTCGAGCGGAACCCGAAGACGCTGCGCATGATCGCCTTCGGCGACACCGAGAAGCCCCGTAGCCTCCAGCTCTACGGCACCGACCCGGAAACCACCGCCGCCGCCGTGCGGATCGTGGTCGAGCGGGATCTGGCCGACCACATCGATCTGAACTTCGGCTGCCCGGTGCCGAAGGTCACCCGGCGTGGCGGCGGCGCGGCCCTGCCGTGGCGACGCCGGCTCTTCGCCCGGCTGGTCAGGGCCGCGGTGGACGCCGCGGCACCGGCCGGGGTGCCGGTCACCGTCAAGATGCGCAAGGGCATCGACGACGACCACCTGACGTACGTCGAGGCCGGGCTGGCCGCCCAGGAGGCGGGCGTGGCCTGGGTCGCCCTGCACGGGCGGACGGCGGCGCAACGCTACTCGGGCACCGCCGACTGGGATGCCATCGCCACCCTGAAGCAGGCGTTGGACGTGCCGGTGCTCGGCAACGGTGACATCTGGGAGGCCGACGACGCGCTGCGGATGGTGGCGCACACCGGTGCGGACGGGGTGGTGGTCGGCCGGGGTTGCCTGGGCCGGCCGTGGCTCTTCGCCGACCTGGAGGCGGCCTTCGCCGGCCGTCCCGACCGGCGGCTGCCGAGCCTGGGTGAGGTGACCCGGACCATGCGCCGGCACGCCGAGCTGCTGGTCGACCAGTTCACCGTCGGGGCCCGCAACCCGGCCCGGGGCGAGCGCGACGGCTGCACCGACTTCCGCAAGCACGTGGCCTGGTACCTCAAGGGCTTTCCGGTCGGCGGCGAGCTGCGCCGCTCGCTGGCCATGATCGAGAGCCTGGCCGAGCTGGACGACCTGCTCGGCAAGCTGGACCCCGAGGTGGGCTTCCCGGCCGAGACGCTGGGCCAGCCGCGTGGCCGGACCAACTCGCCCGGCAAGGTCTTCCTGCCCGCCGGCTGGCTGGCCGACCGCGACATCGACACCGCCCCCGAGGGCGCGGAACTGGCCGACTCCGGCGGCTGA
- a CDS encoding alpha/beta fold hydrolase — translation MRIETRGLTFDVAAGGPADGVPVLLLHGFPQHSGEFDDVVPALHAAGLRTYAPDQRGYSPDARPPQVRDYRLAECVADAVALLDALDVPAAHLVGHDWGALVAWQVAAYHPDRVHTLTAVSVPHPAAMAHALATDAGQKARSSYIALFRRAGTAEKVLLAWNGAALRKMLGGVGDAERVARYAGPMRRPGALTAALNWYRAMSGAELARTPAVPVPTTFVWSDGDTAIGRTAAETCAERVTGEYRFVVLPGVSHWIPDEAPQALTEAILARVGPTL, via the coding sequence ATGCGGATCGAAACGCGTGGCCTCACCTTCGACGTTGCCGCCGGTGGACCGGCCGACGGGGTGCCGGTGCTGTTGCTGCACGGGTTCCCGCAGCACTCCGGGGAGTTCGACGACGTGGTGCCGGCCCTGCACGCCGCCGGGCTGCGCACCTACGCCCCGGACCAGCGCGGCTACTCGCCCGACGCCCGGCCACCGCAGGTCCGCGACTACCGGCTCGCCGAGTGCGTCGCCGACGCGGTGGCCCTGCTCGACGCGCTCGACGTACCCGCTGCCCACCTGGTCGGTCACGACTGGGGCGCGCTGGTCGCCTGGCAGGTGGCCGCCTACCATCCCGACCGGGTGCACACGCTCACCGCCGTCTCGGTGCCGCACCCGGCGGCGATGGCCCACGCGCTGGCCACCGACGCGGGGCAGAAGGCCCGCTCGTCGTACATCGCGTTGTTCCGCCGGGCGGGTACGGCGGAGAAGGTGCTGCTGGCCTGGAACGGCGCGGCGCTGCGCAAGATGCTCGGCGGCGTCGGTGACGCCGAGCGGGTGGCCCGGTACGCCGGGCCGATGCGCCGGCCGGGGGCGTTGACCGCCGCGCTGAACTGGTACCGGGCGATGTCCGGGGCCGAGTTGGCGCGGACCCCGGCGGTGCCGGTGCCGACCACCTTCGTGTGGAGTGACGGGGACACCGCGATCGGCCGCACCGCCGCCGAGACCTGCGCCGAACGCGTGACGGGGGAGTACCGCTTCGTGGTGCTGCCCGGGGTGAGCCACTGGATTCCCGACGAGGCGCCGCAGGCCCTGACCGAGGCGATCCTGGCCCGGGTGGGGCCGACGTTGTAA
- a CDS encoding Fur family transcriptional regulator — protein sequence MTEESTTAVRNTRQRSAVSALLGEVEGFHSAQELHEMLRRRGDRVGLTTVYRTLQGLADAGEIDVMRPPGGEHLYRRCSEGHHHHLVCRACGRTVEVAGPAVETWADRVAAQHGYTDVSHTLEIFGTCPTCPS from the coding sequence GTGACCGAGGAGAGCACCACCGCCGTCCGCAACACCCGGCAGCGCAGCGCGGTCAGCGCCCTGCTCGGCGAGGTCGAGGGCTTCCACAGCGCCCAGGAGCTGCACGAGATGCTCCGCCGGCGGGGTGACCGGGTCGGCCTGACCACGGTCTACCGCACCCTGCAGGGGCTCGCCGACGCCGGTGAGATCGACGTGATGCGCCCGCCCGGCGGGGAGCACCTCTACCGGCGGTGCAGCGAGGGGCACCACCACCACCTGGTCTGCCGGGCCTGCGGCCGGACCGTCGAGGTGGCCGGCCCCGCCGTCGAGACCTGGGCCGACCGCGTCGCCGCCCAGCACGGCTACACCGACGTCAGCCACACCCTGGAGATCTTCGGCACCTGCCCCACCTGCCCTTCGTGA
- a CDS encoding ArsR/SmtB family transcription factor, translating into MTSPTGYDSYEGASELLRALSAPIRLAIVSELAQSERCVHELVETLGATQPLVSQHLRVLRGAGVVRGSRRGREIAYALVDEHVAHIVADAVSHAGEGP; encoded by the coding sequence GTGACCAGTCCGACCGGCTACGACTCGTACGAGGGTGCGAGTGAGCTGCTGCGTGCGCTCTCCGCGCCGATCAGACTGGCCATCGTCAGCGAGCTGGCGCAGAGTGAACGCTGCGTGCACGAGCTGGTGGAGACCCTCGGTGCGACCCAGCCCCTGGTCTCCCAGCACCTGCGAGTGCTACGCGGCGCCGGGGTGGTACGCGGTTCGCGACGCGGCCGGGAGATCGCGTACGCCCTGGTCGACGAGCATGTCGCGCACATCGTGGCGGACGCGGTCAGCCACGCCGGGGAGGGTCCGTGA
- a CDS encoding DUF6328 family protein yields the protein MSKETEKQRWQRNFADLLQELRVAQTGVQILFAFLLTLPFSAGFDRTTDFQRDVYIVALLAAAGATAMIISPVAFHRALFRQGRKPELVRFAHRMASGGLVLMLISMVSAVMLVTDFVLPWWVALLLSGITGVWFLTFWAVLPFSRRNWGDDDLDDDEDTPT from the coding sequence GTGTCGAAGGAAACCGAGAAGCAGCGTTGGCAGCGAAACTTCGCCGACCTGCTCCAGGAGTTGCGGGTCGCGCAGACCGGCGTGCAGATCCTCTTCGCCTTTCTGCTGACCCTGCCGTTCAGTGCCGGGTTCGACCGGACCACGGACTTCCAGCGGGACGTCTACATCGTCGCGTTGCTGGCCGCTGCCGGTGCCACCGCGATGATCATCTCGCCGGTCGCGTTTCACCGGGCGCTGTTCCGGCAGGGTCGCAAGCCGGAACTGGTCCGCTTCGCCCACCGGATGGCCAGCGGTGGTCTGGTGCTCATGCTGATCTCGATGGTCAGCGCGGTCATGCTGGTCACCGACTTCGTCCTGCCCTGGTGGGTCGCCCTGCTGCTCAGCGGTATCACCGGAGTGTGGTTCCTGACCTTCTGGGCGGTGCTGCCGTTCAGCCGCCGCAACTGGGGCGACGATGACCTCGACGACGACGAGGACACCCCCACCTGA
- a CDS encoding oxidoreductase has protein sequence MTTFNAAQLPAMTGRTVVVTGANSGIGRAAAHALAAAGARVVLAVRDLAKGQAAAATMAGDVEVRRLDLADLASIRAFAEDFTDPIDVLINNAGLMVPPLGRTKDGFELQIGTNHLGHFALTNLLLPRIRERVVTVSSSGHRAGTIDLDDLNWERRRYRAFPAYAQSKLANLLFTAELQRRLADVDSSVRATAAHPGLAATNLLDHLDDRRSVLRRFTNRLSQSEADGALPTLYAAVADVPGGSYAGPGGFLQGRGAPKLVSRSRTARNSTLARRLWTRSEELTGVTYPLARTNVTGT, from the coding sequence ATGACAACATTTAATGCCGCGCAGCTTCCCGCCATGACCGGCCGTACGGTCGTCGTCACCGGCGCGAACAGCGGCATCGGCCGGGCAGCCGCCCATGCGCTCGCCGCCGCGGGCGCCCGCGTCGTGCTCGCCGTCCGCGACCTCGCCAAGGGACAGGCCGCCGCCGCGACCATGGCCGGTGACGTCGAGGTACGGCGGCTCGACCTCGCCGACCTCGCCTCGATCCGGGCGTTCGCCGAGGACTTCACCGACCCGATCGACGTGTTGATCAACAACGCGGGCCTGATGGTCCCGCCGCTCGGCCGTACCAAGGACGGTTTCGAACTGCAGATCGGCACCAACCATCTCGGCCACTTCGCACTCACCAACCTGTTGCTGCCGCGGATCCGGGAGCGGGTGGTCACCGTCTCCTCCAGCGGGCACCGGGCCGGCACGATCGACCTCGACGACCTCAACTGGGAGCGCCGGCGCTATCGGGCGTTCCCCGCGTACGCGCAGTCGAAGTTGGCGAACCTGCTGTTCACCGCGGAACTGCAGCGTCGTCTCGCCGACGTCGATTCGTCGGTACGCGCGACGGCCGCGCACCCCGGGCTGGCCGCCACCAACCTCCTCGACCACCTCGACGACCGGCGGTCCGTGCTCCGGCGCTTCACCAACCGCCTCTCGCAGAGCGAAGCCGACGGTGCGTTGCCCACGCTCTACGCGGCGGTGGCGGACGTCCCCGGCGGCAGCTACGCCGGTCCGGGTGGCTTCCTCCAGGGACGCGGGGCCCCCAAGCTGGTCAGCCGGTCGAGAACCGCCCGGAACAGCACTCTCGCCCGTCGCCTGTGGACCCGGTCCGAGGAGCTGACCGGCGTCACATACCCACTGGCCAGGACGAACGTCACCGGGACGTGA
- a CDS encoding metal ABC transporter substrate-binding protein: MNSRYVSRTLAAATTALLVLAGATACGDGGGQPAGADPDRIDVVAGFYPLQFVAERVGGDAVTVTNLARPGAEPHDLELNPGQVGQLSQAELVIFLDGFQPAVDTAVEQNAKDRAFDVATVQPLLDAAAGGHDHDHSGEDDHGHEDEKGHEDEKHEDEKKAAEEGGGAKDPHVWLDPTRLATIGEKLAERLGQLDSGRAADFTARAQQLRTELEKLDTEFTEGLKTCQRREIVVSHTAFGYLTQRYQLEQIGITGLTPENEPSPQRLAEVTEEAREHQATTIFFETLVSPKVAETIAREVGAKTAVLDPLEGLSAENGGDYLSVMRTNLQTLRTALGCS; the protein is encoded by the coding sequence ATGAACAGCCGTTACGTTTCCCGTACCCTGGCCGCCGCGACCACCGCGCTGCTCGTCCTGGCCGGCGCCACGGCGTGTGGCGACGGTGGCGGCCAACCCGCTGGCGCCGACCCGGACCGGATCGACGTGGTGGCCGGGTTCTACCCGCTGCAGTTCGTCGCCGAGCGGGTCGGTGGCGACGCGGTGACAGTGACCAACCTCGCCCGTCCCGGGGCCGAGCCGCACGACCTGGAACTCAACCCGGGCCAGGTGGGGCAGCTCAGCCAGGCCGAGCTGGTGATCTTCCTGGACGGCTTCCAGCCCGCCGTGGACACCGCCGTCGAGCAGAACGCCAAGGACCGCGCGTTCGACGTGGCCACCGTCCAGCCGCTGCTGGACGCCGCAGCCGGCGGGCACGACCACGACCACTCGGGCGAGGACGACCACGGTCACGAGGACGAGAAGGGCCACGAAGACGAGAAGCACGAGGACGAGAAGAAGGCCGCCGAGGAGGGTGGCGGAGCCAAGGACCCGCACGTCTGGCTCGACCCGACCCGGCTGGCCACCATCGGCGAGAAGCTCGCCGAGCGGCTCGGACAGCTCGACTCCGGGCGGGCCGCCGACTTCACCGCCCGCGCCCAGCAGCTGCGGACCGAGCTGGAGAAGCTGGACACCGAGTTCACCGAGGGGCTGAAGACCTGCCAGCGCCGGGAGATCGTGGTCAGCCACACCGCCTTCGGTTACCTCACCCAGCGCTACCAGCTGGAGCAGATCGGCATCACCGGGCTCACCCCGGAGAACGAGCCCTCCCCGCAGCGCCTCGCCGAGGTCACCGAGGAGGCCCGCGAGCACCAGGCCACCACGATCTTCTTCGAGACGCTGGTCAGCCCGAAGGTCGCCGAGACCATCGCCCGTGAGGTCGGGGCCAAGACCGCCGTACTCGATCCGCTGGAGGGGCTGTCGGCGGAGAACGGCGGCGACTACCTTTCGGTGATGCGCACCAACCTGCAGACCCTCCGGACGGCACTGGGCTGCTCGTGA
- a CDS encoding DUF6703 family protein, giving the protein MQRTQRPLLARLARLNPTSVFLASLVLVLVALFAPGVVGALLLLAIAAALIALSVTTWPVQTPANRIIRLVVVTLLIALALTKLL; this is encoded by the coding sequence ATGCAGCGTACGCAGCGACCTCTGCTGGCCCGACTGGCCCGGCTGAATCCGACGTCGGTCTTCCTGGCCAGCCTGGTGCTGGTCCTGGTGGCGCTCTTCGCCCCGGGTGTGGTGGGCGCGCTGCTGCTGCTGGCGATCGCCGCCGCCCTCATCGCCCTCTCGGTGACCACCTGGCCGGTGCAGACCCCGGCGAACCGGATCATCCGGCTGGTCGTGGTCACCCTGTTGATCGCCCTCGCCCTGACCAAGCTCCTCTGA